Proteins found in one Azospirillum thermophilum genomic segment:
- a CDS encoding glycosyltransferase family 2 protein, with the protein MQEFFRYFVEGIDPVNIILTVNALPNLPWYNILFVAFVIAPLVRFQGPMIALWLANLLVPHRLFPEPPQRRPGPLPLVSVVIAGRNEAAGIAGTIRSLLACSYPRMEIIFVDDCSTDDTFEIAGSFVGTGHVRCFRAATHSGKPSCLNIGIQRARGEYIMIVDADADVQIGAIHEMLIPFDDPRVGAVTAHLRVRNARDTLITRMQEIEYAFNVAASRLWRSHLGILSIIAGAGGMFRAGAIRSLGGYDTGLGDDTDLTMRLRKAGWRLVFAPYAVIWVDCPATWRGLIRQRSRWERNMIKIRLRKQIDILRVSLFGFSNFLMMADQILVRFLLPLAFLAGLFWYIATDPFITSRILTFMYWIHVWETLLRMLAANDVLGVPRLAALPLAPLVPLYRLGLKLSLMPAIVKEMLRIGLRHGYVPEKIWRQTPHW; encoded by the coding sequence GTGCAGGAGTTCTTCCGGTATTTCGTCGAAGGCATCGACCCGGTGAACATCATCCTGACGGTCAACGCCCTTCCGAATCTTCCCTGGTACAACATCCTGTTCGTCGCCTTCGTGATCGCGCCCCTGGTGCGCTTCCAGGGGCCGATGATCGCGCTGTGGCTCGCCAACCTGCTGGTGCCGCACCGCCTGTTCCCCGAACCGCCGCAGCGCCGGCCGGGACCGCTGCCGCTGGTCTCGGTGGTGATCGCCGGCCGGAACGAGGCGGCGGGCATCGCCGGCACCATCCGCTCGCTGCTCGCCTGCAGCTATCCGCGGATGGAGATCATCTTCGTCGACGACTGCTCGACCGACGACACCTTCGAGATCGCCGGCAGCTTCGTCGGCACCGGCCATGTCCGCTGCTTCCGCGCCGCCACCCATTCCGGCAAGCCGAGCTGCCTCAACATCGGCATCCAGCGGGCGCGCGGCGAGTACATCATGATCGTCGACGCCGACGCCGACGTGCAGATCGGCGCCATCCACGAGATGCTGATCCCCTTCGACGACCCGCGTGTCGGCGCCGTCACCGCCCATCTCAGGGTGCGCAACGCGCGCGACACGCTGATCACCCGCATGCAGGAGATCGAATACGCCTTCAACGTGGCGGCAAGCCGCCTGTGGCGCTCGCATCTCGGCATCCTGTCGATCATCGCGGGGGCCGGCGGCATGTTCCGGGCCGGCGCCATCCGCTCGCTCGGCGGCTACGACACCGGGCTCGGCGACGACACCGACCTGACGATGCGGCTGCGCAAGGCGGGCTGGCGGCTGGTCTTCGCCCCCTATGCCGTCATCTGGGTCGACTGTCCGGCGACCTGGCGCGGGCTGATCCGCCAGCGCAGCCGGTGGGAGCGCAACATGATCAAGATCCGGCTGCGCAAGCAGATCGACATCCTGCGCGTCTCCCTGTTCGGCTTCAGCAACTTCCTGATGATGGCCGACCAGATCCTGGTGCGCTTCCTGCTGCCGCTGGCCTTCCTGGCCGGACTGTTCTGGTACATCGCCACCGATCCCTTCATCACCTCGCGGATCCTGACCTTCATGTACTGGATCCATGTGTGGGAGACGCTGCTGCGCATGCTGGCGGCCAACGACGTGCTGGGGGTGCCGCGGCTGGCGGCCCTGCCGCTGGCGCCCCTCGTGCCGCTCTACCGGCTGGGGCTGAAGCTGTCGCTGATGCCGGCCATCGTGAAGGAGATGCTGCGCATCGGCCTGCGCCACGGCTATGTGCCGGAGAAGATCTGGCGGCAGACGCCGCACTGGTGA
- a CDS encoding TRAP transporter small permease — protein MSILDRIFTAAGYLAAIFLAMIAVVILAQIGGRLAGYSVPDGDDLAGWCMAASSFLALAATLRRGEHIRVSLLTDRMRPARRRLFEIWAHLVGGAIGVYFAVHSVLFVLESYEFGDRSMGVLAVPLWIPQSGMAVGVVLIAVALLDELIRLLRGGDLRQSVEAARTE, from the coding sequence ATGAGCATACTCGACCGCATCTTCACGGCGGCCGGCTATCTGGCTGCCATCTTCCTGGCGATGATCGCCGTCGTCATCCTGGCGCAGATCGGCGGCCGGCTGGCGGGCTATTCGGTTCCCGACGGCGACGACCTCGCCGGCTGGTGCATGGCGGCGTCGAGCTTCCTGGCGCTGGCCGCCACGCTGCGCCGCGGCGAGCATATCCGCGTCAGCCTGCTGACCGACCGGATGCGCCCGGCCCGGCGCCGGCTGTTCGAGATCTGGGCGCATCTGGTCGGGGGGGCGATCGGCGTCTACTTCGCCGTCCACAGCGTCCTGTTCGTCCTCGAATCCTACGAGTTCGGCGACCGTTCCATGGGCGTGCTGGCGGTTCCGCTGTGGATCCCGCAGTCGGGCATGGCCGTCGGGGTCGTGCTGATCGCGGTCGCCCTGCTGGACGAGCTGATCCGCCTGCTGCGCGGCGGCGACCTGCGCCAGTCCGTCGAAGCCGCCCGCACCGAATAA
- a CDS encoding winged helix DNA-binding protein has product MNAPTTPSQPIVSSAHLVSESSAETSEFEYGLIVAGNAFNRWVVRCMAAAGIAELSALEVLLLHSVNHRARDKSLADICFVLNIEDTHVVNYALKKLHRLGLVERGKRGKEVTYRTSEKGKEAVARYRQIREDCLIATLQALGTLDNRQIGEAAGILRALSGLYDQAARAATSL; this is encoded by the coding sequence ATGAACGCCCCGACCACCCCGTCCCAGCCGATCGTCTCCTCGGCCCATCTGGTGTCCGAGAGCAGTGCCGAGACCAGCGAGTTCGAGTATGGCCTGATCGTCGCGGGCAACGCCTTCAACCGCTGGGTCGTGCGCTGCATGGCCGCCGCCGGGATCGCCGAGCTGTCGGCGCTGGAGGTCCTGCTGCTGCACAGCGTCAACCACCGGGCGCGCGACAAGAGCCTTGCCGACATCTGCTTCGTCCTCAACATCGAGGACACCCATGTCGTGAACTACGCATTGAAGAAGCTGCACCGGCTGGGGCTGGTCGAGCGGGGCAAGCGCGGCAAGGAGGTGACCTACCGCACCTCGGAGAAGGGCAAGGAGGCGGTGGCGCGCTATCGCCAGATCCGCGAGGACTGCCTGATCGCGACGCTGCAGGCGCTGGGCACGCTCGACAACCGGCAGATCGGCGAGGCGGCCGGCATCCTGCGCGCCCTGTCCGGCCTCTACGACCAGGCGGCGCGGGCGGCGACCTCGCTCTGA
- a CDS encoding DUF4339 domain-containing protein — translation MSGTYYLMLKGKSVGPLRAEQFPRLAEEGLITHRSLVRQQGTGDARPLYRHPDLVRAVFGRKAPLVSLKGRLEDARTRPLVGVAASLLVGMLATFR, via the coding sequence ATGTCCGGAACCTATTACCTGATGCTGAAGGGAAAGAGCGTCGGCCCGCTGCGGGCCGAGCAGTTCCCCCGGCTGGCGGAAGAGGGCCTGATCACCCACCGCAGCCTGGTGCGCCAGCAGGGGACCGGCGACGCCCGTCCGCTCTACCGTCATCCCGACCTCGTCCGGGCCGTCTTCGGCCGCAAGGCCCCGCTGGTCTCGCTGAAGGGCCGGCTTGAGGATGCCCGCACCCGCCCGCTGGTCGGCGTCGCCGCCAGCCTGCTCGTCGGGATGCTGGCGACCTTCCGGTAA
- a CDS encoding HlyD family type I secretion periplasmic adaptor subunit: MTMLTGNDAGPSGPRSDGVLATASVGLAVIALFFGVMLGWAAQARLAGAVIVSGVVKVISDRQPVKHQESGMVAEVAVAEGQEVAAGQLLLKLESTQAKALADQLAGQLDRLSAEEARLAAERDGLEEILFPEFLTARAADSRAMQVMATERALFASRREALEGEIGLLRQSIRQMEEQIAGRQGEIRSLDRQLGLILQETQDIRYLFDKGYAPKSKLLALERAAAALEGQQASLRAGVAETGKSIEQARMRMAQLSHDRLAEVNDQLSQTRSALRDTEPRLRAALRQLDLTEIRAPLAGRVMALSVRAPGRVIQPGDLLMEIVPSSQALVVEGPVRPEDIDDIETGMGAEVKLVGLNQRLAPRLPARVATISADRMTDPRTGSPFYQVQLTVDDSALAETGRSLGHRVSLLPGMPAQVAIATRERTVLDYLLSPITEGLDRALREP; encoded by the coding sequence ATGACCATGCTGACCGGCAACGACGCCGGCCCCAGCGGACCGCGGTCCGACGGGGTGCTCGCCACCGCGTCGGTCGGGCTGGCCGTCATCGCGCTGTTCTTCGGCGTGATGCTCGGCTGGGCGGCGCAGGCGCGGCTTGCGGGTGCCGTCATCGTCTCCGGCGTGGTCAAGGTGATCTCCGACCGCCAGCCGGTGAAGCACCAGGAAAGCGGCATGGTGGCGGAGGTCGCGGTCGCCGAGGGGCAGGAGGTGGCGGCCGGCCAGCTTCTGCTGAAGCTGGAGTCGACGCAGGCGAAGGCGCTGGCCGACCAGCTCGCCGGCCAGCTCGACCGGCTGTCGGCGGAGGAGGCGCGGCTCGCCGCGGAGCGCGACGGGCTGGAGGAGATCCTGTTCCCCGAATTCCTGACCGCAAGGGCGGCCGACAGCCGGGCGATGCAGGTGATGGCGACGGAGCGCGCGCTGTTCGCCAGCCGGCGGGAGGCGCTGGAGGGGGAAATCGGCCTGCTGCGCCAGAGCATCCGCCAGATGGAAGAGCAGATCGCCGGCCGCCAGGGCGAGATCCGCAGCCTGGATCGCCAGCTCGGGCTCATCCTGCAGGAGACGCAGGACATCCGCTATCTCTTCGACAAGGGCTACGCGCCCAAGAGCAAGCTGCTGGCGCTGGAACGGGCCGCGGCGGCGCTGGAAGGACAGCAGGCCTCCCTCCGGGCCGGCGTGGCGGAGACCGGGAAATCGATCGAGCAGGCCCGCATGCGCATGGCCCAGCTCTCCCACGACCGGCTGGCCGAGGTGAACGACCAGCTCAGCCAGACCCGCTCCGCCCTGCGCGACACCGAACCCCGGCTGCGCGCGGCGCTGCGCCAGCTCGACCTCACGGAAATCCGGGCGCCGCTCGCGGGTCGCGTGATGGCGCTGTCGGTGCGGGCGCCGGGGCGGGTGATCCAGCCGGGCGACCTGCTGATGGAGATCGTGCCGTCCAGCCAGGCGCTGGTCGTCGAAGGCCCCGTCCGGCCGGAGGACATCGACGACATCGAGACGGGGATGGGCGCCGAGGTGAAGCTGGTCGGGCTGAACCAGCGCCTCGCCCCCCGCCTGCCGGCCCGCGTCGCCACCATCTCCGCCGACCGCATGACCGACCCGCGCACCGGCTCGCCCTTCTACCAGGTGCAGCTCACGGTCGACGACAGCGCGCTGGCCGAGACCGGCCGCTCGCTGGGGCACCGCGTCTCCCTGCTGCCGGGCATGCCGGCACAGGTCGCCATCGCGACCCGGGAACGCACGGTGCTGGACTATCTGCTCTCCCCGATCACCGAAGGGCTGGACCGGGCCCTCAGGGAACCGTGA
- a CDS encoding HlyD family secretion protein, producing MLKARHAANYRRPAPRIRVARIALLGMLGATFGWLALVNQIRVVGVGHIRAEEAIVSTLFEGRILALRATCNDRVAKGDLLALVGDPVRDHAYRGEMIAEETMARVRRIVQRSRIAVAGSLVAISERHAAAARRHDENAAALATAIEQAWRAEAVPLKERVAVLSARDRAREGLAEAEATLRRRHAELERLRAEMAAQTAGFAERVAARQVLAGLGGNEEIRAPFDGVVTECPRSLGDVIRPSVAIVRLQRAGSARIFVWVPAVELSRLREGMAADIVVSDSGRTLEARVIHLPLEVGPLPDSLRRYFWQNQTWQQYARIEVEPADPAEAATLPGDARVDAIIRLTRERWLPRDLMKAL from the coding sequence ATGCTGAAAGCCCGTCACGCCGCCAACTACCGACGCCCGGCCCCGCGCATCCGCGTGGCGCGGATCGCGCTGCTCGGCATGCTGGGCGCCACCTTCGGCTGGCTGGCGCTCGTCAACCAGATCCGGGTGGTCGGCGTCGGCCATATCCGGGCCGAGGAGGCGATCGTCTCCACCCTGTTCGAGGGACGGATCCTCGCGCTGCGCGCCACCTGCAACGACCGCGTGGCGAAGGGCGACCTGCTGGCGCTGGTCGGCGATCCGGTGCGCGACCACGCCTACCGCGGCGAGATGATCGCGGAGGAAACGATGGCCCGCGTCCGCCGGATCGTCCAGCGGTCGCGCATCGCGGTGGCGGGGTCGCTGGTGGCCATCTCGGAGCGCCACGCCGCCGCCGCCCGCCGCCATGACGAAAATGCCGCAGCCCTCGCCACCGCCATCGAACAGGCCTGGCGGGCGGAGGCCGTCCCGCTGAAGGAGCGCGTCGCCGTCCTGTCGGCCCGTGACCGCGCCCGCGAAGGGCTGGCCGAGGCGGAGGCGACGCTGCGTCGCCGTCATGCCGAGCTGGAACGGCTGCGTGCCGAAATGGCGGCCCAGACCGCCGGCTTCGCCGAGCGGGTGGCGGCGCGGCAGGTCCTGGCCGGCCTTGGCGGCAACGAGGAGATCCGCGCGCCGTTCGACGGGGTGGTCACGGAATGCCCGCGCAGCCTGGGCGACGTGATCCGTCCCAGCGTCGCCATCGTCCGCCTGCAGCGCGCCGGCAGCGCCCGCATCTTCGTCTGGGTGCCGGCGGTGGAGCTTTCCCGTCTCAGGGAAGGGATGGCGGCGGACATCGTCGTCTCCGACAGCGGCCGGACGCTGGAGGCCCGCGTGATCCACCTGCCCCTGGAGGTCGGACCGCTGCCCGACAGCCTGCGGCGCTACTTCTGGCAGAACCAGACCTGGCAGCAGTATGCGAGGATCGAGGTGGAGCCGGCCGATCCCGCGGAGGCCGCGACCCTGCCGGGCGACGCCCGCGTCGACGCGATCATCCGCCTCACCCGGGAGCGCTGGCTGCCCCGCGACCTGATGAAGGCCCTTTGA
- a CDS encoding LysE family translocator produces the protein MSLDFLITSLIVAISPGTGVLFTLAAGLSRGSKAGIVAAFGCTLGIVPHIAAAILGLAAVLHTSALAFQILKYLGVAYLLYMAWATLRDRGTFQVQQDVTPRPAGRVILSAVLLNILNPKLSIFFLAFLPQFVSADDARPLAAMAELSAVFMAVTFVVFVGYGLFAAAIRSRIVSRPWVLTWMRRAFAGAFAALGAKLALAER, from the coding sequence GTGAGCCTCGACTTCCTGATCACCTCGCTGATCGTCGCCATCTCGCCGGGCACCGGCGTCCTCTTCACGCTGGCCGCCGGGCTGTCGCGCGGATCGAAGGCCGGCATCGTCGCCGCCTTCGGCTGCACGCTGGGCATCGTCCCGCACATCGCCGCCGCGATCCTCGGGCTGGCGGCCGTGCTGCACACCTCGGCGCTGGCCTTCCAGATCCTGAAATATCTCGGCGTCGCCTACCTGCTCTACATGGCCTGGGCCACCCTGCGCGACCGCGGCACCTTCCAGGTGCAGCAGGACGTGACGCCGCGCCCGGCCGGACGGGTGATCCTGTCGGCGGTCCTGCTCAACATCCTGAACCCGAAGCTGTCGATCTTCTTCCTGGCCTTCCTGCCGCAGTTCGTCAGCGCCGACGACGCCCGGCCGCTCGCCGCCATGGCGGAGCTGAGCGCCGTCTTCATGGCCGTCACCTTCGTGGTGTTCGTCGGCTACGGCCTGTTCGCCGCGGCGATCCGCAGCCGGATCGTCTCCCGCCCCTGGGTGCTGACCTGGATGCGCCGCGCCTTCGCCGGGGCCTTCGCGGCGCTGGGGGCGAAGCTTGCGCTCGCCGAGCGCTGA
- a CDS encoding TRAP transporter large permease, translating into MDKLWIAATLMSLLLFFLGTGVWVALSLLGVALVAMLGFTSSPAGSVLATTTWGSSASWTLTALPLFIWMGEILYRTRLSQDMFTGLSPWLQTLPGRLLHSNVIGCGIFAAVSGSSAATAATIGRISLPELSSRGYDERMSIGSLAGAGTLGLLIPPSIIMIVYGVAAEVSVAKLFIAGILPGLVLMALFSGYIALWSLLNPARVPQETETLSLGEKLWRGRLLIPVVLLIAAVIGSIYAGIATATEAAAVGVLGSLLLAWASGSLSVKTFMDSLLGATRTSCMIAFILTGASFLTVAMGFTGIPAALAQWITGMQLSPYALLAVLTVFFVLLGCFLDGISMVVLTTSIILPAVKAAGIDLLWFGIFVVLVVEMAQITPPVGFNLFVIQGLTNRDILYISRAALPFFLVLVVMTVLVVLFPGMVTALPRQMLGG; encoded by the coding sequence ATGGACAAGCTCTGGATCGCCGCGACGCTGATGTCGCTGCTGCTGTTCTTCCTGGGTACCGGCGTCTGGGTGGCGCTGTCGCTGCTGGGGGTGGCGCTGGTCGCCATGCTCGGCTTCACCTCCTCGCCCGCCGGGTCGGTGCTGGCGACCACCACCTGGGGGTCGAGTGCGAGCTGGACGCTGACGGCGCTGCCGCTCTTCATCTGGATGGGCGAGATTCTCTACCGCACCCGGCTGTCGCAGGACATGTTCACCGGCCTGTCGCCCTGGCTGCAGACGCTGCCCGGCCGGCTGCTGCATTCCAACGTCATCGGTTGCGGCATCTTCGCGGCGGTCAGCGGCTCCTCGGCCGCCACCGCGGCCACCATCGGGCGCATCTCGCTGCCCGAGCTGTCCTCGCGCGGCTATGACGAGCGGATGAGCATCGGCTCGCTGGCCGGCGCCGGCACGCTGGGCCTGCTGATCCCGCCCTCCATCATCATGATCGTCTACGGCGTGGCGGCCGAGGTGTCGGTGGCGAAGCTGTTCATCGCCGGCATCCTGCCGGGGCTGGTGCTGATGGCGCTGTTCTCCGGCTACATCGCCCTGTGGTCGCTGCTGAACCCCGCCAGGGTGCCGCAGGAGACGGAGACGCTGAGCCTGGGCGAGAAGCTGTGGCGCGGCCGGCTGCTGATCCCCGTCGTGCTGCTGATCGCCGCGGTCATCGGCTCCATCTACGCCGGCATCGCCACCGCGACGGAGGCCGCGGCGGTGGGTGTCCTCGGCTCGCTGCTGCTGGCCTGGGCGTCGGGCTCGCTCAGCGTGAAGACCTTCATGGACAGCCTGCTGGGGGCGACGCGCACCTCCTGCATGATCGCCTTCATCCTGACCGGCGCCTCCTTCCTGACGGTCGCCATGGGCTTCACCGGCATTCCGGCGGCGCTCGCCCAGTGGATCACCGGCATGCAGCTCTCGCCCTATGCGCTGCTGGCGGTGCTGACCGTCTTCTTCGTGCTGCTGGGCTGCTTCCTCGACGGCATCTCGATGGTGGTGCTGACCACCTCGATCATCCTGCCGGCGGTGAAGGCGGCGGGCATCGACCTGCTGTGGTTCGGCATCTTCGTCGTGCTGGTGGTGGAGATGGCGCAGATCACCCCGCCGGTCGGCTTCAACCTGTTCGTCATCCAGGGGCTGACCAACCGCGACATCCTCTACATCAGCCGGGCCGCCCTCCCCTTCTTCCTGGTGCTGGTGGTGATGACGGTGCTGGTCGTCCTGTTCCCCGGGATGGTGACCGCCCTGCCGCGGCAGATGCTGGGAGGCTGA
- a CDS encoding replication initiation protein, whose product MAATGRRKTRKAGDDGSGPSGTDLVVLAPEDLGGGGAIIDSAGAPAGPAAGFDAGAAAGAAGGEKAAAGSPPALATVPDGSAPVAGLTARVASATFERDGYKHLIKAAEAVYSYPANGTRLSLPAQKMLNFMIHLAGSQNFANKLYRLPKRVVRGNHKGNERIFDALKEIFDSSLVVIGPFRGRRSRAELRILSSYVRPEEEEDSDAADIHFQFTDAFLELQRTSQLWAKLSGPAMVKVTSTYALKLYEIGMQRYQMDYPSLELDIDTLRKLMNVPEGAYKDFGILRTRTIDRAIAEVNQLAPFRVSMPEDKMKRRGRKVEKVTLEFLAKDEEEAAETFLERERHSAGRRARRIGKVEQVAPADEVAAEAAGPADLGPLPDADDVHALWAAALHALKGKVPGPLLAALEPGRVEEAPQGGRRLALNAKSAVVADTARNNHWPTFKSALASLTNGLITDVAFEVAAEAAGKRAARPKAAPKA is encoded by the coding sequence ATGGCGGCGACAGGGCGCAGGAAGACGCGCAAGGCGGGGGATGACGGGAGCGGTCCGTCCGGCACCGACCTCGTCGTGCTGGCGCCCGAGGATCTGGGCGGCGGCGGCGCCATCATCGACAGCGCCGGCGCGCCCGCCGGTCCCGCCGCCGGCTTCGATGCCGGCGCGGCGGCCGGTGCGGCGGGCGGCGAGAAGGCGGCGGCCGGTTCCCCACCGGCGCTCGCCACCGTTCCCGACGGCAGCGCCCCGGTGGCCGGGCTGACCGCCCGCGTCGCCAGCGCGACCTTCGAGCGCGACGGCTACAAGCACCTGATCAAGGCGGCGGAGGCGGTCTACAGCTATCCGGCGAACGGCACGCGCCTGTCGCTGCCGGCGCAGAAGATGCTGAACTTCATGATCCACCTCGCCGGCAGCCAGAACTTCGCCAACAAGCTCTACCGGCTGCCCAAGCGGGTGGTGCGCGGCAACCACAAGGGCAACGAGCGGATCTTCGACGCGCTGAAGGAAATCTTCGATTCCAGCCTGGTGGTCATCGGCCCCTTCCGCGGCCGGCGGTCGCGGGCCGAGCTGCGCATCCTCTCCAGCTACGTCCGCCCGGAGGAGGAGGAGGACAGCGACGCCGCCGACATCCACTTCCAGTTCACCGACGCCTTCCTGGAGCTGCAGCGCACCTCGCAGCTCTGGGCGAAGCTGTCGGGGCCGGCGATGGTCAAGGTCACCAGCACCTACGCGCTGAAGCTCTACGAGATCGGCATGCAGCGCTACCAGATGGACTATCCGTCGCTGGAGCTGGACATCGACACGCTGCGCAAGCTGATGAACGTGCCGGAGGGGGCCTACAAGGACTTCGGCATCCTGCGCACCCGCACCATCGACCGCGCCATCGCCGAGGTGAACCAGCTCGCCCCCTTCCGGGTCTCGATGCCGGAAGACAAGATGAAGCGGCGCGGCCGCAAGGTGGAGAAGGTGACGCTGGAGTTCCTCGCCAAGGACGAGGAGGAGGCGGCCGAGACCTTCCTGGAGCGCGAGCGCCACAGTGCCGGCCGCCGGGCGCGCCGCATCGGCAAGGTGGAGCAGGTCGCCCCCGCCGACGAGGTGGCGGCGGAGGCCGCCGGGCCGGCCGATCTCGGCCCCCTGCCCGACGCCGACGACGTCCACGCCCTGTGGGCCGCCGCCCTGCATGCGCTGAAGGGCAAGGTCCCCGGCCCGCTGCTCGCGGCGCTGGAGCCCGGCCGGGTGGAGGAGGCGCCGCAGGGCGGCCGGCGGCTCGCGCTCAACGCCAAGAGCGCCGTGGTGGCGGACACCGCCCGCAACAACCACTGGCCGACCTTCAAGTCGGCCCTGGCCTCGCTGACCAACGGGCTGATCACCGACGTGGCCTTCGAGGTGGCGGCCGAAGCGGCGGGCAAGCGCGCCGCCCGTCCGAAAGCCGCCCCCAAGGCGTAA
- a CDS encoding TRAP transporter substrate-binding protein, whose amino-acid sequence MKTFAALVAAGLAFGFSTAALAEKWDMPTAYPDGNYHTENIRRFAQDVKAATNGGLEITIHSNASLFKHPEIKRAVQTGQVQAGEVLMSILANEDPMFEVDSVPFLATSFDQADKLAKVSRPFVEQRFQKTGLRVLFTVPWTPQGLYTKNPVAQSADLKGVKLRTYNASTSRFAELIGAVPATVQAAEVPQAFSAGLISAMITSPATGVDTQAWDFVKNYYDVQAFIPKNVVFVNERAFRKLPEDTQKAVLKAAADAETRGWETARKANDELLGKLRQGGMSIQKPSAAFQKELEAIGVQMSGEWATKAGEDGSKVLTGFKTQ is encoded by the coding sequence ATGAAGACGTTTGCCGCACTGGTCGCCGCTGGCCTGGCCTTCGGCTTTTCCACCGCCGCGCTGGCGGAGAAGTGGGACATGCCGACCGCCTATCCCGACGGCAACTACCACACCGAGAACATCCGCCGCTTCGCCCAGGACGTGAAGGCGGCGACCAACGGCGGGCTGGAGATCACCATCCACTCCAACGCCTCGCTGTTCAAGCATCCGGAGATCAAGCGCGCCGTCCAGACCGGCCAGGTCCAGGCGGGCGAGGTGCTGATGTCGATCCTCGCCAACGAGGATCCGATGTTCGAGGTGGATTCGGTTCCCTTCCTCGCCACCAGCTTCGACCAGGCCGACAAGCTCGCCAAGGTCAGCCGCCCCTTCGTCGAGCAGCGCTTCCAGAAGACCGGCCTGCGCGTCCTGTTCACCGTGCCGTGGACGCCGCAGGGCCTCTACACCAAGAACCCGGTGGCCCAGTCGGCCGACCTGAAGGGCGTCAAGCTGCGCACCTACAACGCCTCCACCTCGCGCTTCGCCGAGCTGATCGGCGCCGTGCCCGCCACCGTGCAGGCCGCCGAGGTGCCGCAGGCCTTCTCCGCCGGCCTGATCTCGGCAATGATCACCTCGCCGGCGACCGGCGTCGACACCCAGGCCTGGGACTTCGTGAAGAACTACTACGACGTCCAGGCCTTCATCCCGAAGAACGTCGTCTTCGTCAACGAGCGCGCCTTCCGCAAGCTGCCGGAGGACACGCAGAAGGCCGTCCTGAAGGCGGCCGCCGATGCCGAGACCCGCGGCTGGGAGACCGCCCGCAAGGCCAACGACGAGCTGCTGGGCAAGCTGCGCCAGGGCGGCATGTCCATCCAGAAGCCGTCGGCCGCCTTCCAGAAGGAGCTGGAGGCCATCGGCGTGCAGATGTCGGGCGAATGGGCGACCAAGGCCGGCGAGGACGGCAGCAAGGTGCTGACCGGCTTCAAGACCCAGTAA
- a CDS encoding CaiB/BaiF CoA transferase family protein: MPGPLSHLRILDLSRVLAGPWSTQFFADLGAEVIKVERPGLGDDTRGWGPPFVVDPDPEAGEAGMAAYFTCANRGKKSVAIDFTTPEGAAKVRELAATADVVVENFKRGGLVKYGLDYEALRAVKPDLVYCSITGFGQDGPYADRAGYDFMIQGMGGLMSITGQPDGEPGAEPLKVGVAVVDLFTGMYAASGVLAALSHRDRTGEGQHIDVALLDVQVAMLANQAANFLASGKAPGRLGNAHPNICPYQAFATADGHLILAVGNDQQFRRFCEVAGAPELGADERFATNRQRVANRVELVALLRPLLAARPRGWWIGTLEEAGVPCGPINSIADVFADPQVVARGLKVEGTLEDGTPVAMVANPLKFSATPLGPWGVPPTLGQHDTEILGE; encoded by the coding sequence GTGCCTGGACCCTTGTCGCATCTGCGCATCCTCGACCTGTCCCGCGTGCTTGCCGGCCCGTGGTCGACCCAGTTCTTCGCCGACCTCGGCGCGGAGGTGATCAAGGTCGAGCGGCCGGGGCTCGGCGACGACACGCGCGGCTGGGGTCCGCCCTTCGTCGTGGATCCCGACCCGGAGGCGGGGGAGGCCGGCATGGCCGCCTACTTCACCTGCGCCAACCGCGGCAAGAAGTCGGTCGCCATCGACTTCACCACGCCGGAGGGAGCCGCCAAGGTCCGCGAGCTGGCGGCCACCGCCGACGTGGTGGTGGAGAACTTCAAGCGCGGCGGCCTCGTCAAGTACGGCCTCGACTACGAGGCGCTGCGGGCGGTCAAGCCGGACCTCGTCTATTGCTCCATCACCGGCTTCGGGCAGGACGGCCCCTATGCCGACCGCGCCGGCTACGACTTCATGATCCAGGGCATGGGCGGGCTGATGAGCATCACCGGCCAGCCCGACGGCGAGCCGGGGGCCGAGCCGCTGAAGGTCGGCGTGGCGGTGGTGGATCTGTTCACCGGCATGTACGCCGCCTCCGGCGTCCTGGCCGCCCTGTCCCACCGCGACCGCACCGGCGAGGGCCAGCACATCGACGTGGCGCTGCTGGACGTGCAGGTGGCGATGCTGGCCAACCAGGCGGCCAACTTCCTCGCCTCCGGCAAGGCGCCCGGCCGCCTCGGCAACGCGCATCCCAACATCTGCCCCTATCAGGCCTTCGCCACCGCCGATGGCCATCTGATCCTGGCGGTCGGCAACGACCAGCAGTTCCGCCGCTTCTGCGAGGTGGCCGGGGCGCCGGAGCTCGGGGCCGACGAGCGCTTCGCCACCAACCGGCAGCGCGTCGCCAACCGGGTGGAGCTGGTGGCGCTGCTGCGTCCGCTGCTGGCCGCCCGCCCCCGCGGCTGGTGGATCGGGACGCTGGAGGAGGCCGGGGTTCCCTGCGGCCCGATCAACAGCATCGCCGACGTCTTCGCCGACCCGCAGGTGGTCGCCCGCGGCCTGAAGGTGGAGGGGACGCTGGAGGACGGCACCCCCGTCGCCATGGTCGCCAACCCGCTGAAATTCTCCGCCACGCCGCTCGGCCCCTGGGGCGTCCCGCCGACGCTCGGCCAGCACGACACGGAGATCCTGGGGGAGTAG